A region of Mammaliicoccus sp. Dog046 DNA encodes the following proteins:
- a CDS encoding haloacid dehalogenase type II, producing the protein MIKIIVFDVYGTLFDINSLRENCEKVYPGNGEKIAKAWRYKLIENIHVRQLVDQYKPFSTVLSDALEYVLDRKDFDYTVKDIQTCVKGYEQLEIFPEVQQVLKEWNDIDKVIFSNANKEMIDALLEQAEIATYFKDIIPLEAYGMYKANGNSYKILIEQLNVKKDEVLFVSTNKWDIVGAQKFGFQTAWINRNLSEFEYLEVQPNYEFQTLYGLQDHIKKDLK; encoded by the coding sequence ATGATTAAAATCATCGTATTTGATGTATACGGTACTTTATTTGACATAAATAGTCTTCGTGAAAATTGTGAGAAGGTATATCCAGGTAACGGGGAGAAGATTGCGAAGGCTTGGAGATATAAATTGATTGAGAATATACACGTGAGGCAACTTGTCGACCAATATAAGCCATTTAGCACAGTGTTAAGTGACGCTCTTGAATATGTCTTAGATAGAAAAGACTTTGATTACACAGTAAAAGATATTCAAACTTGTGTAAAAGGCTATGAACAACTCGAAATATTTCCTGAAGTACAACAAGTTTTGAAAGAATGGAATGATATTGATAAAGTTATTTTTAGTAATGCAAATAAAGAGATGATAGATGCATTGTTAGAACAGGCAGAGATAGCAACATACTTTAAAGATATTATACCGTTAGAAGCATATGGTATGTATAAAGCAAACGGGAATAGTTATAAAATATTAATAGAACAATTAAACGTTAAAAAAGATGAAGTATTGTTTGTTTCTACAAATAAATGGGATATCGTTGGTGCACAGAAATTTGGATTTCAAACAGCATGGATTAATCGAAATTTGAGTGAATTTGAGTATTTAGAAGTACAACCCAATTACGAATTTCAAACACTTTATGGATTACAAGATCATATAAAAAAAGACCTCAAATGA
- a CDS encoding CHAP domain-containing protein produces the protein MKKLFRIFILFVTGIAMVTMLMLFKSQNGFESIVNYTDDVKKQIKQKEIAIRTEQLKKNDKTGDRSLGNYYQEGQCTFYVYEQRLKKNKKMGSTWGDAKHWDDRAKEAGYKVNGQPSEGAILQTDYGDLGHVAIVEEVKNDGSIVVTDMNYEQPYKVTERLITSDRLHNYQFIHEKI, from the coding sequence ATGAAAAAGTTATTTCGAATTTTTATACTTTTTGTTACAGGGATAGCTATGGTTACAATGTTAATGCTTTTTAAAAGTCAAAATGGATTCGAAAGTATCGTAAATTATACAGATGACGTAAAAAAGCAAATTAAGCAAAAGGAAATAGCTATACGAACAGAGCAGTTAAAGAAAAACGATAAAACGGGTGACCGCTCTTTAGGTAACTATTATCAAGAAGGACAATGTACATTTTATGTATATGAACAAAGGTTAAAAAAGAATAAAAAGATGGGCTCTACTTGGGGCGATGCGAAACACTGGGATGACCGTGCTAAAGAAGCGGGTTATAAAGTGAATGGCCAACCAAGCGAAGGAGCTATATTACAAACAGATTATGGTGATTTAGGTCATGTTGCTATAGTTGAAGAAGTGAAAAATGATGGCTCTATTGTCGTTACAGATATGAACTATGAACAACCATATAAAGTTACAGAAAGATTAATCACATCTGATAGGCTACATAACTATCAATTTATTCATGAAAAAATATAA
- a CDS encoding SDR family oxidoreductase — MNIFVIGANGQIGRHLVKSLVEEGNEVTAGIRKNSQADFFESLGAKTALLDLEYDDINDIAKKLDNADKVVFTAGSGGHTGADQTIIIDLDGAVKSIEASKQANVEHFVLVSSFDTRRTAFEGDLKPYTIAKHYADEHLRNAGLPYTIVHPGILINDEATNKVEIAEEVERGKIPRQDVATVLLEVLNNDEKIGQEFQVVSGDTVIKEAVDQYK; from the coding sequence ATGAATATTTTCGTAATAGGTGCAAATGGACAAATCGGTCGTCATTTAGTGAAAAGTTTAGTTGAAGAGGGTAATGAAGTAACTGCTGGAATAAGAAAGAATAGTCAAGCAGATTTCTTTGAATCACTTGGAGCAAAAACAGCATTATTAGATTTAGAATATGATGATATCAATGACATTGCTAAAAAGTTAGATAATGCAGATAAAGTTGTGTTTACAGCTGGATCAGGTGGACATACAGGAGCAGATCAAACGATTATTATTGATTTAGATGGCGCTGTGAAATCTATAGAAGCAAGTAAACAAGCGAATGTTGAACATTTTGTACTCGTATCTTCATTTGATACAAGAAGAACTGCATTTGAAGGAGATTTAAAACCTTATACAATAGCTAAACACTATGCAGATGAACATTTAAGAAATGCTGGATTACCATACACAATCGTACATCCAGGTATTTTAATTAATGATGAAGCGACAAATAAAGTAGAAATTGCTGAAGAAGTTGAAAGAGGCAAGATTCCTCGTCAAGACGTTGCTACAGTGTTATTAGAAGTTTTAAATAATGATGAAAAAATAGGACAAGAATTCCAAGTAGTTTCAGGTGATACAGTGATTAAAGAGGCTGTAGACCAATATAAATAG
- a CDS encoding metallophosphoesterase family protein, protein MVKFAILTDIHGNADALNAVLNDIDNRKDIEHIYNLGDNIGVGHRTNDVLDIVTHREDMTYISGNHDEAIMSVANQEPYPESLKNKFYEHHQWIVEHLDPKYYTFLSQLKREHTIEIDGLRFYFTHYRIQEKNLQKHISEDPFEPILDPSLEHVHELFNGIDADFVTFGHNHVLHHFDDIETIYFNPGSVGLNNGAYAVYGVVEVKEGAINVERIKVPYDNQPFLKGFDEHDVPGKQLIFESFI, encoded by the coding sequence ATGGTTAAATTTGCAATTTTAACGGATATACATGGAAATGCAGATGCATTGAATGCCGTCCTCAATGATATAGATAATCGAAAAGACATCGAACACATTTATAATTTAGGTGACAATATCGGTGTAGGACATCGAACAAATGATGTATTAGATATTGTTACGCACCGTGAAGATATGACATATATATCAGGTAATCATGATGAAGCAATCATGTCGGTTGCTAATCAAGAACCATATCCAGAAAGTTTGAAAAATAAATTTTACGAACATCATCAATGGATTGTTGAACACTTAGATCCTAAATATTATACTTTTTTATCACAACTCAAACGTGAACATACAATTGAAATAGATGGATTAAGATTTTATTTTACACATTATCGCATTCAAGAAAAAAATCTTCAGAAACATATTAGCGAAGATCCATTTGAACCGATATTAGATCCATCTTTAGAACATGTACATGAATTATTTAATGGTATTGACGCTGACTTTGTTACGTTTGGTCATAATCATGTGTTACATCATTTCGATGATATAGAAACGATTTATTTTAATCCAGGATCAGTAGGATTAAATAATGGTGCTTATGCTGTGTATGGTGTGGTTGAAGTTAAAGAAGGTGCAATTAATGTAGAAAGAATTAAAGTGCCGTATGACAATCAACCATTCTTAAAAGGCTTTGATGAACACGATGTACCAGGTAAACAGTTAATATTTGAGTCATTTATTTAA
- a CDS encoding cation diffusion facilitator family transporter — MGHEHHGHDHNHVHTNNKKILFISFLIITLFMIVEVIGGYVTNSLALLSDAGHMLSDALSLFIALLAFKFGERAANRIKTYGYKRFEILAALLNGVLLIAISIYIFYEAIFRLIDPPEVASTGMLLISVIGLLVNIFVAWMMFKGSDTKNNLNMRGAFIHVLGDLLGSVGAIIAALLMMGFGWNLADPIASVLVALLIIRSGYGVTKSALNVLMEGAPSHINMHEITETIQSHPDIDEVHDLHIWSITSDLTALSCHAVVKADKTISECDVIIDEINHDLSHKSIQHATIQLETSNQHHDRSAICCMEHATH, encoded by the coding sequence ATGGGACATGAACACCATGGACATGATCATAATCACGTCCATACAAATAATAAGAAAATACTATTCATTTCATTTTTAATCATTACCCTATTTATGATTGTTGAAGTTATTGGTGGTTATGTTACCAACAGTTTAGCTTTACTTTCAGATGCAGGACATATGCTTAGTGATGCACTTTCACTATTCATCGCATTACTTGCATTCAAATTCGGTGAAAGAGCTGCTAATAGAATTAAAACTTATGGCTATAAACGCTTTGAAATATTAGCTGCTTTATTAAATGGTGTACTCCTAATTGCTATTAGTATTTACATCTTTTATGAAGCGATTTTCAGATTAATAGATCCACCAGAAGTTGCATCTACAGGAATGCTTCTTATCAGTGTGATAGGACTACTAGTAAATATTTTCGTAGCGTGGATGATGTTTAAAGGATCTGATACTAAGAATAATTTAAATATGAGAGGTGCTTTCATACATGTTCTTGGAGATTTATTAGGTTCAGTTGGTGCCATAATTGCAGCCCTACTTATGATGGGATTTGGTTGGAACTTGGCAGATCCAATTGCTAGTGTTCTCGTAGCATTATTGATTATTCGAAGTGGCTATGGCGTTACAAAATCAGCACTTAATGTATTAATGGAAGGCGCACCTTCTCATATCAATATGCACGAAATAACTGAAACAATACAATCACACCCTGATATAGATGAAGTACATGACTTACACATATGGTCAATAACGAGTGATTTAACAGCTTTAAGTTGTCATGCTGTAGTTAAAGCAGACAAAACAATTTCAGAATGTGATGTTATTATTGATGAAATCAATCACGATTTAAGTCATAAATCAATTCAGCATGCTACGATTCAACTTGAAACAAGTAATCAACATCATGATCGATCAGCTATATGTTGTATGGAGCACGCGACACATTAA
- a CDS encoding metalloregulator ArsR/SmtB family transcription factor produces MENHITLDDETLLLVSQTFKALSDPTRVKILHLLCTGRHSVGCIAETLELSQSSVSHQLRFLKNLRLVKFEREGKSIYYSIDDDHVILFLKQAISHAHH; encoded by the coding sequence ATGGAAAATCATATCACTTTAGATGATGAAACACTTTTACTTGTATCACAAACTTTTAAAGCATTAAGTGATCCAACTAGAGTTAAAATCTTGCACTTATTATGTACAGGTAGACATTCAGTTGGATGTATTGCTGAAACACTTGAATTGAGTCAATCGTCTGTTTCACATCAACTTAGATTTTTGAAAAATTTACGCCTCGTAAAATTCGAACGCGAAGGCAAAAGTATCTACTATTCTATCGATGACGATCACGTCATATTATTTTTAAAACAAGCAATCTCACATGCGCATCATTAA
- a CDS encoding CHY zinc finger protein gives MEAYTVKVYGLTVDNETRCEHYQTPLDIIAIKFKCCNKFYPCYKCHDACENHEAKRWNQDEFNEQAILCGVCNQTMSINEYMMTEVCPHCDARFNDRCKYHHHLYFKI, from the coding sequence ATGGAGGCGTATACGGTGAAGGTTTATGGATTAACAGTAGATAATGAAACAAGGTGTGAACATTACCAAACGCCTTTAGATATTATTGCGATAAAATTTAAATGTTGTAATAAATTTTATCCATGTTATAAATGTCATGATGCATGTGAAAATCATGAAGCAAAGAGATGGAATCAAGATGAATTTAATGAACAGGCTATCTTATGTGGCGTTTGTAATCAGACAATGTCGATTAATGAATATATGATGACAGAAGTCTGTCCGCATTGTGATGCGAGGTTTAACGATCGATGTAAATATCATCATCATTTATATTTTAAAATTTAA
- a CDS encoding MDR family MFS transporter: MENKLKRRIIMIVFLVGTFFMILNETLLNIALKELMTVFHVDAPTVQWMATGFMLVMGVLTPLSAVVNQWFTTRRLFLGLITVFTIGTLIAGLAVNFPMLLVGRMIQAAGTGLMIPTVMNAMLLLYNERERGKVMGQFGLVIMFAPALGPTLSGVIVDFMGWRWLFLIVVPFMLFTFIFAFKYLQNVGEITKPKVDIPSIILSTIGIASIIYSVSSVSSTVGGFTNLKIIITLVIGIIAMALFVMRQLKLEEPLLDLKVFKYHNYTKGVIVFVVVIMTMFASEIVMPMYLQGPMEFSARIAGLILLPGALLNGFLSPFMGAIFDKVGPRKLVVPGLIVLLCVTIFYSMIHPGISVWIFVLVYIILMISISAVLMPANTNALNALPKEMYPHGTAVSNMLQPIGGALGIAIFVSIMNSGQKSALEGIASPTTEQINHAMTIGIHHSYWFGIVLLALTIFVGFTITRANYSQSIEEKQQ; encoded by the coding sequence ATGGAGAATAAATTAAAAAGAAGAATTATTATGATTGTGTTTTTAGTCGGAACATTTTTTATGATTTTAAATGAAACACTATTGAATATAGCTTTAAAAGAATTAATGACAGTCTTTCATGTAGACGCACCAACTGTTCAATGGATGGCAACAGGATTTATGTTAGTGATGGGTGTATTAACTCCGTTGTCCGCAGTAGTTAATCAGTGGTTTACAACGAGAAGACTGTTTTTAGGTTTAATTACGGTATTTACAATTGGAACGTTAATTGCAGGTTTGGCTGTTAATTTCCCAATGTTATTAGTAGGAAGAATGATTCAAGCAGCAGGGACTGGCTTAATGATCCCGACTGTTATGAATGCGATGCTTTTACTTTATAATGAAAGAGAACGTGGAAAAGTGATGGGACAATTTGGTCTTGTAATTATGTTTGCACCAGCTTTAGGGCCAACATTATCCGGAGTGATTGTTGATTTCATGGGTTGGAGATGGTTATTCTTAATCGTTGTACCTTTCATGTTATTCACATTTATCTTTGCATTTAAGTATTTACAAAATGTTGGAGAGATTACAAAACCTAAAGTGGATATCCCTTCAATTATTCTATCTACTATTGGTATTGCTTCAATAATATATAGTGTATCTTCTGTCAGCAGTACAGTAGGCGGATTTACAAATTTAAAAATCATCATTACTTTAGTAATAGGTATTATCGCAATGGCATTATTTGTGATGAGACAACTAAAATTAGAAGAACCATTACTCGATTTAAAAGTTTTCAAATATCATAACTATACCAAAGGTGTTATAGTCTTTGTCGTTGTTATTATGACAATGTTTGCGTCTGAAATTGTTATGCCAATGTATTTACAAGGGCCAATGGAGTTCAGTGCACGTATTGCAGGATTAATATTATTACCAGGAGCATTATTAAATGGATTCTTATCACCATTTATGGGAGCAATATTCGACAAAGTAGGGCCAAGAAAACTTGTAGTTCCTGGCTTGATTGTATTACTTTGTGTGACGATATTTTACTCAATGATTCACCCAGGTATTTCAGTTTGGATTTTTGTTTTAGTTTATATTATTTTAATGATCAGTATTTCTGCAGTATTAATGCCTGCAAATACAAATGCTTTAAATGCATTACCTAAAGAAATGTATCCACATGGTACAGCTGTATCTAATATGTTACAACCAATTGGTGGAGCATTAGGTATCGCGATATTTGTTAGTATTATGAATAGTGGACAAAAGTCAGCACTTGAAGGCATCGCGAGTCCTACTACAGAACAAATTAATCATGCTATGACAATTGGTATACACCATTCATATTGGTTTGGTATTGTATTATTAGCTTTAACAATTTTCGTAGGATTCACGATTACGAGAGCGAATTACAGTCAATCGATTGAAGAAAAACAACAATAA
- a CDS encoding alpha/beta hydrolase translates to MKRKKRRLLILTIAIIVVVSCFYIYNKYQEQKQREMALEAQRANQLLLNNKKVKLIRDVSYGHQAPNSQMDIIMPSKMNKNKKLPVIFWTHGGGFIAGDKRHKNPYLAQIAEKGYIIVNVNYALAPDSQYPTPIKQLQQATKYTLKYKDKFNIDDSQILYGGDSAGAQIASQFVAIQTNPRLQQQMDMKPIIKTENLKGAILFGGLYNMQTVRSTEFPRIDLFMTSYTGSKKWDHNFAQINQLSTVEQVTKHYPPTFLTVGDADPFDPQNREFDKVLKEQGIETTTSFFDGTHGLRHQYQFHMNLKESKKTYNSVMMFLGANTNQSPYENNANQDSETVIKEN, encoded by the coding sequence ATGAAAAGGAAAAAACGAAGATTGTTGATTTTGACTATTGCGATCATCGTTGTTGTGAGTTGCTTTTATATTTACAATAAGTACCAAGAACAAAAGCAACGAGAAATGGCATTGGAAGCGCAAAGAGCAAATCAATTATTACTTAACAATAAAAAAGTGAAATTAATACGAGATGTTTCATACGGGCATCAAGCACCTAACAGTCAAATGGATATTATTATGCCATCGAAGATGAATAAAAACAAAAAATTACCAGTTATTTTTTGGACACATGGTGGTGGGTTTATCGCAGGAGATAAGCGACATAAGAATCCATACTTAGCTCAAATTGCTGAAAAAGGTTATATCATCGTGAATGTAAATTATGCTTTAGCTCCGGATTCTCAATATCCGACACCAATTAAGCAATTACAACAAGCAACGAAGTATACATTGAAATATAAAGATAAATTTAATATAGATGATAGCCAAATCTTGTATGGTGGAGATTCTGCTGGTGCTCAAATTGCAAGTCAGTTTGTTGCTATTCAAACGAATCCAAGATTGCAACAACAAATGGATATGAAACCGATCATAAAAACGGAGAACTTAAAAGGCGCGATATTGTTCGGTGGATTATATAATATGCAAACAGTAAGAAGTACTGAATTTCCAAGAATTGATTTATTTATGACAAGCTATACAGGTTCTAAAAAATGGGACCATAACTTTGCACAGATTAATCAATTATCTACTGTGGAACAAGTAACGAAACATTATCCACCTACATTTTTAACGGTAGGAGATGCAGATCCATTTGATCCACAAAATAGGGAATTTGATAAAGTGCTGAAAGAACAAGGAATAGAAACAACGACATCATTCTTTGATGGCACACATGGTTTACGACACCAATATCAATTCCATATGAACTTAAAAGAATCTAAAAAAACATACAATAGTGTAATGATGTTCTTAGGTGCAAATACGAATCAGTCTCCTTATGAAAATAATGCAAACCAAGATTCTGAAACTGTAATTAAAGAAAACTAA
- a CDS encoding GNAT family N-acetyltransferase, translating to MKEIIREIRINDVENFSKLLDSVINQSEYLLFNPGEHQISIQNQTLFLEEMITTSNSTIIIAELNETLIGYATIQGGRTKRNRHAAKVAMGILPSFRNKGIGFKLLQETEAWAVKQELHRLELTVVTENEPAYRLYEKFGFKNEGKKEDTLYFNDRFYDEFVMAKLL from the coding sequence ATGAAAGAAATCATACGTGAGATTCGAATTAACGATGTTGAAAACTTCAGCAAACTGTTAGATAGTGTCATTAATCAATCAGAATACCTTTTATTTAATCCAGGTGAACATCAAATTTCAATACAAAACCAAACTTTATTTTTAGAAGAAATGATAACAACCTCTAATTCAACAATTATTATTGCTGAGTTAAACGAAACATTGATTGGATATGCAACGATTCAAGGTGGCAGAACAAAACGAAATCGCCATGCTGCTAAAGTTGCAATGGGCATCCTACCTTCATTCAGAAATAAAGGTATTGGTTTTAAATTATTACAGGAAACTGAAGCTTGGGCAGTTAAACAAGAACTGCATAGACTTGAACTTACTGTAGTAACTGAAAACGAACCTGCCTATCGTCTATATGAGAAATTTGGCTTTAAAAATGAAGGCAAAAAAGAAGATACGCTATACTTTAATGATAGATTTTATGACGAATTTGTCATGGCAAAATTATTATAA
- a CDS encoding NAD-dependent epimerase/dehydratase family protein, with amino-acid sequence MTANIFISGGSGYIGKHLITTLKDVGQLYTITKYEADMTDSDVNWRQCDIYILKDMIAALEDIDIAIYYLDANKKSAKLTQSMARNLNMIASDNMAKACKANQVKKIIYIPGSPFDQETIEILSSTGIEVEVTEQTIRRPAVSIELQKSKYDDVRSVDRMPLPYQWDLEDAVTHYFNWLEETSGTLVTTELIGDTYHVHFKNRKKSILKLQRINPSIDPNVIQFKVVGGTLSVNKFEDNGMLEFRKLTWTNEFMVHLFNYVPRIPWSIYYLSQAPIHNVTMKGFEVDCRIKDFQLRMLDGEVKKYTK; translated from the coding sequence ATGACTGCAAATATTTTTATTTCTGGTGGTTCAGGCTATATAGGCAAGCATTTAATCACAACTTTAAAGGACGTCGGTCAATTATATACAATTACAAAATATGAAGCTGATATGACAGATAGCGATGTGAATTGGAGACAATGTGATATTTATATCTTGAAGGATATGATAGCAGCATTAGAAGACATTGATATTGCTATTTACTATTTAGATGCGAATAAAAAATCTGCAAAACTGACGCAAAGTATGGCAAGAAATTTGAATATGATAGCTAGTGACAACATGGCTAAAGCGTGTAAAGCAAATCAAGTAAAGAAAATTATTTATATCCCAGGTTCACCGTTCGATCAAGAAACAATTGAAATATTATCTTCAACTGGGATAGAAGTTGAAGTGACAGAACAAACCATAAGAAGGCCAGCTGTTTCTATTGAATTACAAAAATCTAAATACGATGATGTAAGAAGTGTTGATCGAATGCCATTACCATATCAATGGGATTTAGAAGATGCTGTAACACATTATTTTAATTGGTTAGAAGAAACAAGTGGGACATTAGTGACGACAGAATTGATTGGGGATACATATCACGTTCATTTTAAAAATAGAAAGAAATCTATTCTTAAACTACAACGCATCAATCCGAGTATTGACCCGAATGTTATCCAATTTAAAGTTGTTGGTGGAACATTATCTGTGAATAAGTTTGAAGATAACGGTATGTTAGAATTTAGAAAGCTCACTTGGACGAACGAATTTATGGTGCATTTATTTAATTATGTACCGAGAATTCCATGGAGTATATATTATTTATCTCAAGCACCAATTCATAATGTTACGATGAAAGGCTTTGAGGTAGACTGTAGAATAAAAGATTTTCAATTGCGTATGTTAGACGGAGAAGTAAAAAAATATACAAAGTAA
- a CDS encoding response regulator transcription factor, with translation MKLLIIEDDETLFNIMKRQLEKWGWTVYGINDFSLVFKEYQDIEPDLVIIDIQLPQYDGFYWCRMIRNHSNLPIVFLSSRDHPMDQVMSMELGADDFIQKPFHTEVLVAKLQAIYRRVYQYNKEEPRMKYWNKARVDFGKHIIEGNDITVSLTKNEMFILEILLNHKNEIVSRDTIITALWDDEQFVSDNTLTVNVNRLRKKVAELGLNHFIETKVGKGYIAHDPEG, from the coding sequence ATGAAATTACTAATAATAGAAGATGACGAAACATTATTTAACATAATGAAGAGACAGCTTGAAAAATGGGGATGGACTGTTTATGGTATCAATGACTTTAGCTTAGTATTTAAAGAGTATCAAGATATTGAACCAGATTTAGTTATTATAGACATTCAATTACCTCAATATGATGGATTTTATTGGTGTCGTATGATTAGAAATCATTCTAATTTACCAATTGTTTTTCTATCTTCAAGAGATCACCCGATGGATCAAGTAATGAGTATGGAACTTGGGGCGGATGATTTTATTCAAAAACCATTTCATACAGAAGTACTCGTAGCTAAATTACAAGCAATCTATCGTAGAGTGTATCAATATAATAAAGAAGAACCGAGAATGAAATATTGGAATAAAGCACGTGTGGATTTTGGAAAACACATTATTGAAGGCAATGATATAACAGTTTCACTCACTAAAAATGAAATGTTTATTTTAGAGATTTTACTGAATCATAAAAATGAAATTGTTAGTCGAGATACAATCATCACTGCGCTATGGGATGATGAACAGTTTGTGAGCGATAATACATTAACAGTGAATGTGAACCGTTTAAGAAAAAAGGTAGCTGAACTTGGGCTCAATCATTTTATAGAAACAAAAGTAGGCAAAGGCTATATTGCGCATGATCCGGAGGGGTAG
- a CDS encoding sensor histidine kinase, with translation MLIQFLKERLAWILLFILLQLVIVLMSWLDVAVSTTSAFYILGLNLIIFILFIWLIYSRETRFYSALKDNVSIKEIEHKGLNHSAYEHIIFNYIRNYNENAERTLHEQNNEIQFTKNDLLDWIHEVKTPITAMKLILDQVEDKELKDDLFFEWSRIDYLLDQQLYIRRLTSTSNDFYFDHYSIKDMVIKEIQQSRNISMSKGIGYELLLENQNVYTDEKWCRTVIRQILNNALKYTENGDITIRTSIVHGQICLSIEDYGRGILARDLPRIYERGFTSTTNRRETTATGMGLYLVKEIANELHINVNVTSIYGEGTTVALTFPNPNDYTSLEQASDKNVTSKR, from the coding sequence ATGTTAATACAATTTTTGAAAGAAAGATTAGCTTGGATCTTGCTGTTTATTCTTCTGCAACTGGTGATTGTGTTGATGAGTTGGTTAGACGTTGCTGTATCAACTACAAGCGCTTTCTATATACTAGGCTTAAATTTAATTATTTTCATTTTGTTTATTTGGTTGATTTATTCTCGTGAGACGCGTTTTTATAGCGCGTTAAAGGATAATGTCTCAATAAAAGAAATTGAACATAAAGGTTTAAATCATTCGGCTTACGAACACATTATATTTAATTACATAAGAAATTATAATGAGAACGCAGAGCGTACACTTCATGAACAAAATAATGAAATTCAATTTACTAAAAATGACTTGCTGGATTGGATACATGAAGTGAAAACACCAATCACGGCGATGAAATTAATACTTGATCAAGTAGAAGATAAAGAATTGAAAGACGATTTATTTTTTGAATGGAGTCGTATAGATTATTTACTCGATCAACAGTTATATATTCGAAGGTTAACATCGACAAGTAATGATTTTTATTTTGATCATTATTCCATTAAAGATATGGTGATCAAAGAAATTCAACAATCTAGAAATATCAGTATGTCTAAAGGCATTGGCTATGAATTATTACTAGAAAATCAAAATGTATATACGGATGAAAAATGGTGCCGTACAGTTATTAGACAAATATTGAATAATGCATTGAAGTATACGGAAAATGGAGACATCACGATTCGTACATCTATCGTCCATGGACAAATATGTTTATCAATAGAAGATTATGGACGAGGTATCTTAGCCCGAGACTTACCTAGAATTTATGAACGTGGATTCACGTCAACGACTAATCGAAGAGAAACGACAGCGACAGGTATGGGGCTCTATTTAGTAAAAGAAATTGCGAATGAATTACATATTAACGTTAACGTGACATCTATTTACGGAGAAGGTACAACAGTTGCGCTGACATTTCCTAATCCTAATGACTATACTTCGCTTGAACAAGCAAGTGACAAAAATGTCACTTCAAAACGATAA